In the genome of Pongo pygmaeus isolate AG05252 chromosome 9, NHGRI_mPonPyg2-v2.0_pri, whole genome shotgun sequence, one region contains:
- the LOC129008894 gene encoding olfactory receptor 52I1-like — protein sequence MDNRQEVSPVMLGPDYNHTMETPASFLLVGIPGLQSSHLWLAISPSAMHIIALLGNILIVTAIWMDSTLHEPMYCFLCFLAAVDIVMASLVVSKMVRIFCSGDSSISFSACFIQTCFVHLATAVETGLLLTMAFDCYIAICKPLHYKRILMPQVMLGMSMAITIRAITAMTPLSWMVNHLPFCGSNVVLHSYCEHIALARLACADPVPSSLYSLIGSSIMVGSDVAFIAASYILIIRAVFGLSSKTAQLKALSTCGSYVGVMALYYLPGMASTYVAWLGQDVVPLHTQVLLADLYVIIPATSNPIIYGMRTKQLLEGIWSYLMHFLFDHSNLGS from the coding sequence ATGGATAATAGGCAAGAAGTCTCACCTGTGATGCTGGGTCCAGACTACAACCACACAATGGAaacccctgcctccttcctccttgTGGGTATCCCAGGACTGCAATCTTCACATCTTTGGCTGGCTATCTCACCGAGTGCCATGCACATCATAGCCCTGTTAGGAAACATCCTCATCGTGACTGCAATCTGGATGGATTCCACTCTGCATGAGCCCATGTATTGCTTTCTGTGTTTTCTGGCTGCTGTGGACATTGTTATGGCCTCCTTGGTGGTATCCAAGATGGTAAGAATCTTCTGCTCAGGAGACAGCTCCATCAGCTTTAGTGCTTGTTTCATTCAGACATGTTTTGTCCACTTAGCCACAGCTGTGGAGACAGGGCTGCTGCTGACCATGGCTTTTGACTGCTATATAGCCATCTGCAAGCCTCTACACTACAAgagaattctcatgcctcaagtAATGCTGGGAATGAGTATGGCCATCACCATCAGAGCTATCACAGCCATGACTCCATTGAGTTGGATGGTGAATCATCTACCTTTCTGTGGCTCCAATGTGGTTCTCCACTCCTACTGTGAGCACATAGCTTTGGCCAGGTTAGCATGTGCTGACCCCGTGCCCAGCAGTCTCTACAGTCTGATTGGTTCCTCTATTATGGTGGGCTCTGATGTGGCCTTCATTGCTGCCTCCTACATCTTAATTATCAGGGCAGTATTTGGTCTCTCCTCAAAGACTGCTCAGTTGAAAGCATTAAGCACATGTGGCTCCTATGTGGGGGTTATGGCTTTGTACTATCTACCTGGGATGGCATCCACCTATGTGGCCTGGTTGGGGCAGGATGTAGTGCCCTTGCACACCCAAGTGCTGCTAGCTGACCTGTACGTGATCATCCCAGCCACCTCAAATCCCATCATCTATGGCATGAGGACCAAACAATTGCTGGAGGGAATATGGAGTTATCTGATGCACTTCCTCTTTGACCACTCCAACCTGGGTTCATGA